One Cervus canadensis isolate Bull #8, Minnesota chromosome 31, ASM1932006v1, whole genome shotgun sequence genomic region harbors:
- the LOC122432336 gene encoding beta-defensin 103A-like, with the protein MRVYYLLFALLFLFLLPVPGNSGIISGLQKYYCKRRSGRCALIGYLPKEEQIGRCALSGQKCCQKKK; encoded by the exons ATGAGGGTCTACTACCTTCTCTTTGCGTTGCTTTTCTTGTTCTTGCTGCCTGTTCCAG GCAATAGCGGAATCATAAGCGGGTTACAAAAGTATTATTGCAAAAGAAGAAGCGGCCGGTGTGCTCTGATTGGCTACCTTCCAAAGGAGGAACAGATAGGCCGCTGTGCCCTTAGTGGCCAAAAATGctgccagaaaaagaaatga